GGAGTAGTGACGGCATGGTACGGTTGAGACCATGGGCGACCCAGGGGCCAAGTCCTGCCCGGCGCACGCCCGTCCGATGGAGCATTTCTCTCCATTCCAGCCTTTCCACCCAGCAGATAGCAGCTAAGGGCAGCAGCACGAAGAGCAGCAGCTTGCCCAGTCCGTAACCCGGAGCACCCAGTATCTCGGAGAGGAAGAAGGTGAGGGGATACAATACCACCATCAGGACTCCAGCGGCGAAAAGCATGGCCACCGGCCGCAGGGATTCCTGTTTCCATTTCAGGCAGTATCCCAGGGGGATGAGCAGGGCTGCCAGCAGCAGGGCCACTGGCCATTGGCCGAAGGAAATCATCCATCTCCCTTCCGGCCCGGCGCCCAGGCTCCCTTTTTATAATAATTATCGAGAAAAATCATGCCTTTCCCAGCTCCCCCACCATGTGTCCCAGCTCCGGCAGGATGAGCTGCTCCAGTGCCAACCGGCACGCCGCCTCGGAACCCGGCAATGCAAAGAGCAGCTTGCCGCGCGCGACGCCCGCCAGCGTGCGGGAGAGCATCGCGGCCGCGCCGATTTCGTGGAACGAGAGCTGCCGGAACAGCTCGCCGAAGCCGGGCAGCTCGCGCTCCAGCAGCGCACCGATGATTTCGGGCGCCGAATCGCGCGGCGCGATGCCGGTGCCGCCGTTCAGGATAATCGCCTGCGCCGGTCCCGCCAGCGCCGCTTCGAGCGCCGCCCGGATGACGGGTGGGTCCTCCCGCACCAGCACCCGGCCGGCGACGGAGTGGCCCGCCGCCTCGAGCAGTGCGACGATGGCGTCGCCGCTACGGTCTTCCGCCGGGGTGCGGCTGTCGCTCAGCGTCAGCACCGCGACCGCGACCGTGCGGGGAGCGGCAGCATGGTGCTCGCGGTGGCCCATTATTTTCCGCCCTTCAGCTTCTCCACCACTTCCACGTCGTAGATGCGGGTTTCGGGATACTGCCCGGCAGCATCCTTCTCGAGCGGCTTGACCAGATCCCAGACGCAGAGTAGCCCCGCCATCACGCCGGTCAGTGCCTCCATCTCGACACCAGTGCGGTACATTGCGGCAACAGTAACGCGACATTCCACTGCGTTACCCTCCAGCGTGAATTCTACCTCCACGCCGCTGATTGGTAAGGGGTGGCAGAGTGGCAGGATTGCGGGCGTCGCCTTCACCGCCTGGATGGCGGCGACGCGGCCGGTGGCGAACGGGTCGCCTTTCGGGACTTCGCCGTCGGCGATGGCGGCCGCCGTCGTGGGCCGCAGCCGCAGCCGCCCCCGGGCGGTGGCGCGTCGCGCCACTTCCTGCTTGTCGCTGATATCAACCATTCGCGCCACAGTTCACCTCATGTTGCGGCGCGACCCAGCGTGTGCCGTCCGGGGCGTGCTCCTGCTTCCAGATGGGCACCCGTTGCTTGAGCGTGTCGATGAGCCACTCGCAGGCGCTGAAGGCGTCAGCGCGATGGGCCGCCGCGGCGCAGCAGACCACAATCAGCTCGCCCGCCTCGAGCAGTCCCACCCGGTGCACTAGCGCCGCGTCGTGGATGGCAAATCGCTCGCACGCCTCGCTGCGCAGCGTTTCCATCTGCGCCAGCGCTGCCGGTTCGTCGGCGCTGAACTTGATGCGCTCCACCACGCCCGCCTCGGTCACGCCTTTGACGGTGCCGGTAAAGGTCACCACCGCCCCGACTTCCGGTCCGCCCAGCGCAGCCGCGAGCTCCGCGGGGTCGCACGCTTCTCGCTGCAGCCGCACCTTTGGTGGGACCATGCCGCCGATAATGACGGCCGGGTTAATAGCAGTCGGCTTCAGGCCCATACCTCCGCCAGCAGCACTACGAGCGGAATAGTCACCAGCGCCAGCAGTGTAGTCCCGAGAATGCCCAGCGAGAGCCGCTGCATGTCGCTGCCGCAGTAGGCGCCGACGACGTAAGTGGTGATGGCCGAAGGCATGCTGCTCGATATCAGCACCACCGCCGCCAGTTCTCCGCGGAGCCCCAGCGCCAGCACCAGCGCTGCTGCGGCAGCCAGCCCGGTGGCCATACGGGCGACCACCAGCGGTGGCAGCAGGCGCCGGAAGTCCGCGCTTTCCAGCCGTGACGCGCGGCTCAATTGCATCCCGAGCGTCAGCAGCAGCACCGGCTTCCACGCCCCGCCCAGGATTTCCAGCGTGCCGTCGGCCACCGCCGGCAGCCCCGTTCCAGCGCGGTTCAGCGCCAGCCCCAGCAGCAGCGCCCAGATGAGTGGTAGCCGCAGCGCAGCGGCAGCCCCTTCGCGCAGCTGCTCGCGGCCGCCGCCCGCCAGCGCCGGCCCGACGGTGTAGAGCAACGCCTGCACCGTAATGTAGAAAAGCATCGCCAGCAGGAATCCCTGTTCGCCGTAGAACTGGTCCGCCACCGAAGTTCCCAGCGACCCGGCGTTCATGAATCCCGAGCCGAGCACCAGCGCGCTGCTGGCGGCCGCCGGCAGCGCCAGCCACCGCGCCAGCCACCACGCCACCGCTGTCGAGGCCGCTACCACCACCACCGCTGCCAGCACCGGCTCCCACGTCAAGGCGAACTCCGCCTGCTGGGTCGCAAGCAGGATTTTGGCCGGCACCAGCAGGTAAATCAGCAGCCCCCCGAGGTCGCGCAATGTCTTTTCTTTCACCCCTAGTCGCCGGCCGGCGAGGAAGCCTAGCGCCAGCAGCGCGAAGAGCGGGACGAGCTTGCCAACCACCCAGAAAATGAGCATGTGCCTAGCGCTGGTCGATCGACGACCAGTTATTAAACTCCGACTCGCCGCCCGGCAGCTTGAGAAAGCGTTCCAGGTCGGCAGGCGTATTGAGGTTCAGCGCCACTTCGCGCCGCTCTACGAGCGTATGCGGTAGCTCGCTGAGCAGCCGCTGCGTGCGGCGTTCTCCCTGCGCCAGCAGCCGCTCCGCCGCTGCCAGTGCCGCTTCGCGCCAGTAGACCGCCACCAGCGGTTGCGGCTGCTTCCACGTCGCTACCGCCGCGTCGCCGTCATCGGCGACGCGGCGCAATGCACGGTAGGTGGCGGGTGCCAGCAGCGGCAGGTCGCACGGCGCGACCGCCACCAGTTTGCCGCGTACCGCCGCCAGTCCCGCCGCCAGCCCGACCAGCGGCCCGCCGTGCGGGACCGGATCACCCACCCAGTCGCATCCCGCGGGCGCCCAGTCGGGACGCTCGCCCGGCGGCCCCACGACCGTCACCCGCTGCACCACCTGCGCCAGCACTGCGGCGGTGCGGGCGGCGAGGGTTTCACCTCCGATTTCGAGTGACTGTTTGGGTTGCCCCAGACGACCGCTCCGCCCGCCCGCTACCAGCAGCGCGGAGTCCATCAGCCCCCAATGCGGAACATCTCGACCTTGCGTGGCCGCTCGCCTTCGGGCAGCAGCGCGCGCTCTTCCGAGTAGCGGTCGCCGCGCGCACGCCAGATAGAGGCGAGCCGCGCGCGCAATTCGTCGTCGCTCGCGCCCGCTGTCAGCAACGGTCGCAGGTCGTGGCCGTCGCTGGCGAAGAGGCAGGTGTAGAGCTGTCCGTCAGGCCCCATGCGCATCCGGTCGCAGTCGTGGCAGAAAGGGCGTGTGACCGAGGCGATGACGCCGATTTCGCCCCCGCCTTCGACGTAGCGATAGCGGCGCGCCACTTCGCCGGCCCGTTCGGGGGTGACCGGCGTGAGGGGAGCTTCGGCGTCAATCATGGCGATAATCTCGTCGGCCGGCACGACCTGTTCGGGACTCCAGCGGTTGAGGTTGCCCACATCCATGTATTCGATGAAGCGCATCACGTGCGGCGTCCCGCGGAAGTGGCGCGCTAGCTCTACCACCGAACCGTCGTTGACGCCGCGGATGACGACACAGTTGAGCTTCAGCGGCCCGAAGCCGGCGCGCTCGGCTGCGGCAATGCCGCTGAGCACTCGCGCGACGTCCAGCTCGCGTCCGTTCAGCTGCTGGTAGACCTGCGGGTCGAGCGAGTCGAGGCTGAGATTGAGCCGCTGGAGCCCCGCACGGCGCAGCTTCCCGGCCTGCGGGGCGAGCAGGTAGCCGTTGGTCGTGAGCGCCAGGTCATCGAGCCCCGGAATCGCCGCGAGCATCTGCACCAGCCGGTCGAGGTCAGTGCGCAACAGCGGCNNNNNNNNCGTGAGCGCCAGGTCATCGAGCCCCGGAATCGCCGCGAGCATCTGCACCAGCCGGTCGAGGTCAGTGCGCAACAGCGGCTCACCACCAGTTAATCGCACCCGCGAGACGCCCAGTTCCACCAGCAG
This region of Candidatus Poseidoniia archaeon genomic DNA includes:
- a CDS encoding AEC family transporter, giving the protein MLIFWVVGKLVPLFALLALGFLAGRRLGVKEKTLRDLGGLLIYLLVPAKILLATQQAEFALTWEPVLAAVVVVAASTAVAWWLARWLALPAAASSALVLGSGFMNAGSLGTSVADQFYGEQGFLLAMLFYITVQALLYTVGPALAGGGREQLREGAAAALRLPLIWALLLGLALNRAGTGLPAVADGTLEILGGAWKPVLLLTLGMQLSRASRLESADFRRLLPPLVVARMATGLAAAAALVLALGLRGELAAVVLISSSMPSAITTYVVGAYCGSDMQRLSLGILGTTLLALVTIPLVVLLAEVWA
- the moaA gene encoding GTP 3',8-cyclase MoaA, with amino-acid sequence MRPVRDLHGRPLTQLRFSVTDRCNFRCLYCMPADGPEPCFVAREELLSYEQLARVVRLLVELGVSRVRLTGGEPLLRTDLDRLVQMLAAIPGLDDLALTXXXPLLRTDLDRLVQMLAAIPGLDDLALTTNGYLLAPQAGKLRRAGLQRLNLSLDSLDPQVYQQLNGRELDVARVLSGIAAAERAGFGPLKLNCVVIRGVNDGSVVELARHFRGTPHVMRFIEYMDVGNLNRWSPEQVVPADEIIAMIDAEAPLTPVTPERAGEVARRYRYVEGGGEIGVIASVTRPFCHDCDRMRMGPDGQLYTCLFASDGHDLRPLLTAGASDDELRARLASIWRARGDRYSEERALLPEGERPRKVEMFRIGG
- a CDS encoding molybdenum cofactor guanylyltransferase gives rise to the protein MDSALLVAGGRSGRLGQPKQSLEIGGETLAARTAAVLAQVVQRVTVVGPPGERPDWAPAGCDWVGDPVPHGGPLVGLAAGLAAVRGKLVAVAPCDLPLLAPATYRALRRVADDGDAAVATWKQPQPLVAVYWREAALAAAERLLAQGERRTQRLLSELPHTLVERREVALNLNTPADLERFLKLPGGESEFNNWSSIDQR
- a CDS encoding molybdenum cofactor biosynthesis protein MoaE: MGLKPTAINPAVIIGGMVPPKVRLQREACDPAELAAALGGPEVGAVVTFTGTVKGVTEAGVVERIKFSADEPAALAQMETLRSEACERFAIHDAALVHRVGLLEAGELIVVCCAAAAHRADAFSACEWLIDTLKQRVPIWKQEHAPDGTRWVAPQHEVNCGANG
- a CDS encoding molybdenum cofactor biosynthesis protein B, which encodes MGHREHHAAAPRTVAVAVLTLSDSRTPAEDRSGDAIVALLEAAGHSVAGRVLVREDPPVIRAALEAALAGPAQAIILNGGTGIAPRDSAPEIIGALLERELPGFGELFRQLSFHEIGAAAMLSRTLAGVARGKLLFALPGSEAACRLALEQLILPELGHMVGELGKA
- the moaC gene encoding cyclic pyranopterin monophosphate synthase MoaC, translated to MVDISDKQEVARRATARGRLRLRPTTAAAIADGEVPKGDPFATGRVAAIQAVKATPAILPLCHPLPISGVEVEFTLEGNAVECRVTVAAMYRTGVEMEALTGVMAGLLCVWDLVKPLEKDAAGQYPETRIYDVEVVEKLKGGK